From one Triticum aestivum cultivar Chinese Spring chromosome 4B, IWGSC CS RefSeq v2.1, whole genome shotgun sequence genomic stretch:
- the LOC123092118 gene encoding U4/U6 small nuclear ribonucleoprotein PRP4-like protein — MSMENPRPPPPAITPPMAPLPVHPPIAPIPIPVPPSTSAAADDDEVDYEVSDDHHAARERHERAVQELLQRRRAYTMAVPTNDSAVRARLRRLGEPITLFGEREMERRDRLRALMVRLEADGQFDRLLRVQEDEQGAPGDDDDMEQIQYPFFTEGTNQLLQARVDIAMYSLPRAKARVDRAKRRLADPDEDPEAEAALVVKQAGDFVLECSEIGDDRPLTGCSFSRDASMLATSSWSGIIKVWSMPQITKIATLKGHTERATDVAFSPVDNCLATASADKTAKLWNSDGSLLMSFDGHLDRLARVAFHPSGKYLGTASFDKTWRLWDINTGTELLLQEGHSRSVYGVSFHPDGSLAASCGLDANARVWDLRSGRLYCTLIGHVKPVLGVSFSPNGHLVATASEDNFCRIWDLRTRQMLYSIPAHKSLISHVKFEPQEGYYLATSSYDTKAALWSTQDYKAIKCLAGHESKVTSLDISGDGQQIVTVSHDRTIKIWSCRSTARDNEMELD; from the exons ATGTCCATGGAGAACCCCAGGCCGCCCCCCCCTGCCATCACCCCTCCCATGGCTCCCCTCCCCGTCCACCCGCCCATTGCTCCCATCCCCATCCCCGTCCCACCCTCCACATCCGCCGCTGCCGACGATGACGAGGTCGACTACGAGGTCTCCGACGACCACCACGCCGCGCGGGAGCGCCACGAGCGCGCCGTACAGGAGCTCCTGCAGCGCCGACGCGCCTACACCATGGCCGTGCCCACCAACGACTCCGCCGTGCGCGCGCGCCTCCGCCGTCTCGGCGAGCCCATCACGCTCTTCGGCGAGCGCGAGATGGAGCGCCGCGACCGCCTACGCGCACTCATGGTCCGCCTCGAGGCCGACGGCCAGTTCGACCGCCTCCTCCGCGTGCAGGAGGACGAGCAGGGAGCCCCGGGCGACGACGACGACATGGAGCAGATCCAGTATCCTTTCTTCACCGAGGGTACCAACCAACTGCTCCAGGCGCGCGTTGATATAGCTATGTACTCACTGCCCCGCGCTAAGGCCAGGGTCGACAGGGCCAAGCGCCGCCTCGCTGACCCCGACGAGGACCCCGAGGCAGAGGCCGCCCTTGTTGTCAAGCAGGCGGGGGACTTCGTGCTTGAGTGCAGCGAGATTGGAGATGACCGCCCGCTCACCGGCTGCTCCTTCTCCCGCGATGCCTCAATGCTCGCCACAAG CTCCTGGAGCGGGATCATCAAAGTATGGAGCATGCCACAGATAACTAAAATTGCAACCCTGAAAGGTCATACAGAACGTGCAACTGATGTTGCCTTCTCTCCAGTTGATAACTGCTTAGCGACAGCCTCAGCTGATAAAACTGCAAAATTATGGAACAGCGATGGGTCACTCCTAATGTCTTTTGATGGTCACCTGGATCGTCTTGCTCGCGTTGCTTTTCATCCATCTGGAAAGTACCTTGGTACAGCTAGCTTTGACAAGACCTGGAGATTGTGGGACATCAATACTGGAACTGAACTTCTACTCCAAGAGGGACATAGCAGAAGCGTATATGGTGTTAGCTTTCATCCAGATGGTTCTTTAGCTGCATCTTGTGGGCTTGATGCGAATGCTCGAGTTTGGGATCTAAGGTCAGGAAGATTGTACTGTACTCTCATTGGACATGTGAAACCT GTCCTAGGAGTCAGCTTCTCCCCTAATGGTCATCTAGTTGCAACTGCAAGTGAAGACAATTTCTGTCGAATATGGGATTTGAGGACCAGACAAATGTTATATTCTATACCGGCACATAAGAGTCTTATCTCGCATGTGAAATTTGAACCCCAGGAGGGTTATTATTTAGCGACATCCTCCTATGACACTAAAGCAGCG CTATGGTCAACTCAGGATTACAAGGCAATTAAATGCTTGGCAGGCCATGAGTCAAAGGTCACTAGTCTGGATATTAGTGGAG ATGGACAACAGATTGTGACTGTTTCACATGATAGAACTATAAAGATCTGGTCATGCAGAAGCACAGCACGGGATAATGAGATGGAGTTGGATTAA